In a genomic window of Candidatus Poribacteria bacterium:
- a CDS encoding aldolase/citrate lyase family protein codes for MKASLKRGEVLIGTFVLEFGGSAIATLLASAGADFIIADLEHSSFSIETMGRIIRDARGANLPCIVRVPVLERHFVSRILDAGATGVMIPRVESGEDLEKIRNWTKYAPEGDRGVAFGIGHTDYGDFTKLDTQAYVRRANEEILSIGQIETVKAVENLEDILATGGLDVIFIGPYDLSTSMGISGELEHPLLLDAIKKVIALTQRYNVPLGCYVNDFESGEQWLRHGVQLIACGNDAFLLTCKFAEESQKFRNAVGS; via the coding sequence GTGAAAGCATCTTTAAAGCGCGGAGAGGTTCTTATAGGGACGTTTGTCCTTGAATTTGGAGGCTCCGCAATTGCGACGCTTTTGGCAAGTGCTGGGGCAGATTTTATTATTGCTGATCTGGAACATAGCTCGTTTTCTATAGAAACAATGGGACGTATAATTCGGGACGCACGCGGCGCGAATTTGCCGTGTATTGTGCGTGTTCCGGTTCTTGAACGCCATTTTGTTTCTCGCATCCTTGACGCAGGCGCAACAGGGGTCATGATTCCACGGGTCGAATCCGGTGAAGATCTCGAAAAAATCCGAAACTGGACGAAGTACGCACCTGAAGGGGACCGAGGGGTCGCATTCGGTATCGGACATACCGACTATGGTGACTTCACAAAACTTGATACCCAAGCGTATGTGCGTCGGGCAAACGAAGAGATCCTTAGCATAGGACAAATTGAGACCGTCAAAGCTGTTGAAAACTTGGAGGACATTCTCGCCACTGGTGGGCTAGATGTTATCTTTATTGGACCTTATGACTTATCCACCTCTATGGGGATTTCCGGTGAACTTGAACATCCGTTGCTTCTGGATGCAATAAAAAAAGTCATCGCGCTTACACAGCGATACAATGTTCCCTTGGGTTGTTATGTCAACGATTTTGAAAGTGGCGAACAGTGGTTAAGGCATGGTGTGCAATTGATAGCGTGTGGGAATGATGCTTTTTTGTTAACCTGTAAATTTGCCGAGGAAAGTCAGAAATTTAGAAATGCGGTGGGTTCTTAA
- the iolC gene encoding 5-dehydro-2-deoxygluconokinase, with protein sequence METYDILTIGRSSIDLYANDIGAPFTDIKSFGAFVGGCPTNISVGVQRLGLRAALLTAVGEDPVGEFLLKFLNNEGVETRFIPCKPEHRTSAVVLGIEPPDRFPLIYYRDNCADIELTIDDVLAAPVAESRAVLISGTGLSKEPSRSATIYAAEQAKALGKKVFLDLDFRADQWHDPRAFGIVIRSALRYIDIAIGTEEEIKAATLRNVSQLTIEHSQISNPTIQGDMAVAIETLLGAGPNALIVKRGIEGADVHLASGEVVHAAPFPVEVYNTLGAGDAFASGFVYGNLSDWSWEKSARLGNATGAIVVTRHGCANFMPTMPEVNEFVAEHGGW encoded by the coding sequence ATGGAAACTTACGATATTCTTACAATCGGGCGGAGTTCTATAGATCTCTACGCAAATGACATCGGAGCTCCCTTCACCGACATTAAAAGTTTTGGTGCCTTCGTTGGTGGGTGTCCTACCAACATCAGCGTTGGTGTACAGAGACTTGGGCTTCGGGCTGCGTTGCTTACGGCTGTCGGTGAGGATCCGGTTGGAGAATTTCTTCTCAAGTTTTTGAATAATGAGGGTGTTGAGACACGATTTATCCCCTGCAAACCCGAACATCGGACGAGTGCTGTTGTTCTCGGTATTGAACCACCGGATCGGTTCCCATTAATTTATTATCGTGATAATTGTGCGGATATTGAACTGACAATTGATGACGTTCTTGCTGCACCGGTTGCCGAGAGTCGAGCTGTGCTAATATCAGGAACTGGCTTGAGCAAAGAACCGAGCCGTAGTGCAACAATCTATGCCGCAGAGCAAGCAAAAGCATTGGGAAAGAAGGTCTTTTTGGACCTCGATTTTCGGGCAGATCAATGGCACGACCCAAGAGCGTTTGGGATTGTTATTCGGTCTGCCTTGCGCTATATTGACATCGCTATCGGGACAGAGGAAGAAATCAAAGCAGCTACGCTTAGGAATGTTTCTCAGCTCACAATTGAGCACTCCCAAATTTCAAATCCTACGATTCAAGGGGATATGGCGGTGGCTATTGAGACGCTCTTAGGGGCAGGTCCAAATGCTCTGATCGTGAAGCGCGGCATTGAGGGAGCAGATGTCCATTTGGCAAGCGGTGAGGTCGTTCACGCAGCACCGTTTCCTGTCGAAGTTTACAACACCCTTGGTGCTGGAGATGCCTTTGCCAGTGGTTTTGTCTATGGGAACCTCAGCGATTGGAGTTGGGAAAAATCAGCACGTCTTGGCAATGCTACGGGTGCGATTGTCGTAACACGGCACGGTTGTGCCAACTTTATGCCAACGATGCCTGAGGTCAACGAGTTTGTCGCGGAACATGGCGGATGGTAA
- a CDS encoding transposase produces the protein MAKRRRFTAKFKAAVVREALTGDSSQAELCRRHNLSENQVSTWKRQYLEHAETFFESETEKHSSESAERIAQLEQLVGRLTLAMEIQKKALTLLD, from the coding sequence ATGGCCAAACGCAGAAGATTCACTGCTAAGTTTAAAGCAGCAGTTGTGCGTGAAGCACTTACGGGCGACAGTTCCCAAGCAGAACTCTGTAGACGACATAACCTCAGCGAAAATCAAGTCTCCACATGGAAACGACAATATCTTGAACATGCTGAAACCTTTTTTGAGTCGGAAACCGAGAAGCACTCCAGCGAGTCAGCGGAGCGGATCGCTCAACTTGAACAACTTGTTGGGCGGTTGACCCTGGCGATGGAAATCCAAAAAAAAGCATTGACGCTCTTGGATTGA
- a CDS encoding IS3 family transposase → MREICEVLGFNKSTFYYQPKSDPSEDVLRAEILRLAAAYPTYGYRRITKMLVAEGTPVGYKRVARLMKEMNLLVSVKRACRTTRSLQGDKPWSNLLEPLEVSHRDQVWVGDSTYVRLNSRFIYVAVLMDVFTRMIRGWNLGQHLSQTLTLKPLEQALHQSVPEIHHSAQGVQYLSKAYLSLLKAHAIEISIARRGRPWENGYAERLIRTLKEEEVHLNDYQDITEARQSIGHFLTQVYNHKRLHSALGYLTPAEFQRQTFS, encoded by the coding sequence ATGCGAGAGATTTGTGAGGTGCTGGGTTTCAACAAGAGCACCTTCTATTATCAACCCAAAAGCGACCCCTCTGAAGACGTCCTACGCGCTGAAATACTGCGATTGGCAGCGGCGTATCCAACATATGGGTATAGACGTATCACGAAGATGCTGGTGGCTGAAGGGACCCCCGTTGGGTATAAGCGCGTTGCTCGGTTGATGAAAGAGATGAATCTCTTGGTCTCGGTCAAGCGTGCGTGTCGAACCACCAGATCGCTTCAAGGCGATAAACCGTGGAGCAACCTGCTTGAACCCCTTGAAGTCTCTCATCGGGATCAGGTCTGGGTCGGTGATAGCACCTACGTCCGCCTCAACAGCCGCTTCATCTATGTCGCTGTGCTCATGGATGTCTTCACACGTATGATTCGAGGGTGGAACCTCGGTCAACACTTGAGCCAAACTCTGACATTGAAACCCTTGGAGCAAGCATTACACCAAAGCGTCCCGGAGATTCATCATTCCGCTCAAGGGGTGCAATATCTTTCAAAGGCGTATCTCTCGCTGCTCAAAGCACACGCTATTGAGATTTCAATAGCTCGCAGAGGGCGTCCTTGGGAGAACGGATACGCCGAAAGGCTCATCCGCACGCTCAAGGAAGAAGAAGTCCACCTCAACGATTACCAAGATATTACCGAGGCTCGACAAAGCATCGGTCATTTTCTCACACAGGTATATAACCATAAACGTCTCCATTCGGCGTTAGGGTATCTGACTCCTGCCGAATTTCAGAGACAAACCTTCTCTTAA
- a CDS encoding RNA-guided endonuclease TnpB family protein, with the protein MKGGTSQCGYARFAYNYALSDFKKNPSHWQILAKRFNVAKRGIGWTSNMDQRAALFGIKNLGNAISRWRKGQNRFPKHKKRSHRQSYSTDPNSVTVEGNRIKLPKIGWVGMFEGLRFEGEIVKITISRMAHRWFASITLDTGTPHAPRDTRGLPVVGVDVGINTLATLDNGTKYLNPRPLKRYERKLKREQRKLSKKVFLSQNWYKQKRRVERIHYRIACIREDAQHKASTEIVNNASAIGIETLKITNMLKNKRLAKALSDSALGGFLSKLKSKAEVIGIPIIQAPQFFASSRTCSCCGHNKEDLTLANREYHCVFCGYTQDRDINAAINLKYLAVGQTESLNACGV; encoded by the coding sequence ATTAAAGGTGGCACTTCACAGTGTGGTTATGCACGATTTGCCTATAACTATGCGTTGTCAGATTTTAAAAAAAACCCAAGTCATTGGCAAATCCTTGCCAAGCGTTTTAATGTCGCCAAACGAGGTATAGGGTGGACAAGTAATATGGATCAACGTGCTGCGTTGTTTGGTATAAAAAATCTTGGCAATGCTATATCTCGTTGGCGAAAGGGTCAAAATAGGTTTCCGAAACATAAGAAACGTAGTCATCGTCAGTCTTATAGCACTGACCCGAACTCAGTCACTGTTGAAGGTAATCGCATAAAGTTGCCGAAAATTGGGTGGGTTGGCATGTTTGAGGGGCTGCGGTTTGAGGGAGAAATTGTTAAGATAACAATCTCAAGGATGGCACATAGGTGGTTTGCCTCAATAACGTTGGACACAGGAACACCACATGCTCCACGAGATACACGTGGACTCCCTGTTGTCGGTGTAGATGTAGGCATTAACACGTTAGCAACTCTTGATAATGGCACAAAGTATTTAAATCCAAGACCGCTGAAACGCTATGAGCGTAAACTCAAGCGAGAACAGCGTAAACTCAGCAAGAAAGTGTTTCTATCTCAGAACTGGTATAAGCAGAAACGTAGAGTCGAGCGTATCCACTATCGGATTGCGTGTATACGCGAAGATGCCCAGCATAAAGCGTCTACAGAGATAGTTAACAATGCAAGTGCTATTGGTATTGAAACGCTAAAGATTACCAACATGCTGAAAAATAAAAGGCTTGCAAAGGCGTTGTCAGATAGTGCGTTAGGTGGCTTTCTGTCTAAGCTCAAGTCTAAAGCAGAAGTGATTGGTATACCTATAATCCAAGCCCCACAGTTTTTTGCGTCAAGTCGGACGTGTAGTTGCTGTGGACACAATAAGGAAGATTTAACGCTGGCGAATAGAGAATACCATTGTGTTTTCTGTGGATATACACAGGATCGTGATATAAACGCCGCCATCAATCTAAAATACCTCGCCGTTGGGCAGACGGAGAGTCTAAACGCTTGTGGAGTTTGA
- the iolD gene encoding 3D-(3,5/4)-trihydroxycyclohexane-1,2-dione acylhydrolase (decyclizing) produces the protein MKQESKNPTPLGVEVVRTRKLTMGQAIVQFLQQQYVERDGNETQFFAGMFGIFGHGNVAGIGQALHQYSDSFRFYQTRNEQSMVHTAAAFAKMNNRLRIFACTSSIGPGATNMLTGAAGATINRLPVLLLPGDIFSTRLVAPVLQQLESSSSQDYSVNDCFKPISRYWDRINRPEQIITALPEVMRVLTSQADTGTVTLALPQDVQAEAYDYPSQLFEKRVYTIPRPRADAGLFNRAAAWIRESKRPLIIAGGGVIYSEATEQLAQFVEKTGIPVGETFAGKGSLSYNHPQNLGAIGATGTPGANITAREADLVIAIGTRLSDFTTASKTAFQNPDVRFININVAEFDAYKHAALPLVADARVTLEELATAVGDYRVDAAYAAQIEKYRDEWEVEVDRLYHLGHGPLPSQSEVIGVVNEFSRPEDVMVCAAGSLPGDLHKLWRTRNPKQYHLEYGYSCMGYEIAGGLGIKMADPSRDVYVMVGDGSYLMLAQEIITSIQEGYKLIIVLVNNEGHSSIGGLSRATGAQGFATRFRYRDEENGQLAGDFLPVDLAANAGSLGAKVIEATTLQSLKAALAEAREAEQTTVVKIDVDYYEGVPRYESWWDVPIAEVSEVDTAQEAYKEYESDKRKERYFL, from the coding sequence ATGAAACAGGAATCAAAGAACCCTACGCCTTTAGGTGTAGAAGTTGTCAGAACACGCAAACTTACGATGGGACAAGCCATCGTTCAATTTCTTCAGCAACAATATGTTGAGCGAGATGGGAACGAAACGCAGTTTTTCGCGGGTATGTTCGGTATCTTTGGTCACGGAAATGTTGCTGGTATCGGACAAGCCTTGCATCAGTATTCTGACTCATTTCGGTTCTATCAGACCCGAAATGAGCAATCTATGGTGCATACCGCCGCTGCGTTTGCTAAGATGAACAACCGTCTTCGGATATTTGCTTGTACATCTTCTATTGGTCCAGGGGCGACGAACATGCTTACGGGTGCTGCGGGTGCCACTATTAACCGGTTGCCTGTTCTCTTGTTACCGGGCGACATCTTTTCCACCCGTTTAGTTGCGCCAGTTTTACAGCAATTGGAGTCGTCGAGTTCTCAAGATTATTCGGTGAACGATTGCTTTAAGCCGATTTCGCGTTACTGGGATCGGATTAATCGTCCAGAGCAGATAATCACAGCGTTGCCGGAAGTGATGCGTGTCTTGACATCGCAGGCAGATACGGGCACTGTAACTTTGGCACTTCCGCAAGACGTTCAAGCCGAGGCGTATGACTATCCTTCACAACTCTTTGAGAAACGCGTTTACACTATACCTCGTCCGCGTGCGGATGCGGGGTTGTTCAATCGGGCAGCGGCCTGGATTCGTGAGAGCAAACGCCCATTGATTATTGCCGGTGGGGGTGTTATCTACAGTGAAGCCACGGAACAACTCGCCCAATTTGTGGAAAAGACCGGTATCCCGGTCGGTGAAACCTTCGCTGGAAAAGGTTCACTGTCCTATAATCATCCACAGAATCTCGGCGCAATTGGCGCGACGGGCACACCGGGGGCAAATATCACAGCGCGCGAAGCGGACTTGGTAATAGCGATTGGCACCCGTTTGAGTGATTTCACAACGGCTTCCAAAACGGCTTTCCAAAATCCGGATGTCCGTTTCATCAATATTAATGTTGCTGAATTTGATGCCTATAAACACGCTGCTTTACCGCTTGTCGCCGATGCTCGTGTCACACTTGAGGAACTTGCTACCGCTGTTGGAGACTATCGTGTTGATGCAGCCTACGCCGCACAAATTGAGAAGTATCGTGATGAGTGGGAAGTCGAGGTTGATCGGCTTTATCATCTCGGACACGGACCCTTACCGAGTCAAAGTGAAGTGATTGGCGTGGTTAACGAATTTTCGCGTCCTGAAGATGTCATGGTTTGTGCGGCAGGGAGCCTGCCTGGCGACTTACACAAATTGTGGCGGACACGTAATCCGAAACAGTATCATTTGGAATATGGCTACTCATGTATGGGATATGAAATCGCCGGTGGGTTAGGCATCAAGATGGCGGATCCAAGTCGCGATGTGTATGTCATGGTAGGGGACGGTTCATATTTGATGTTAGCACAGGAAATTATTACATCAATCCAAGAAGGCTATAAACTAATTATTGTTCTTGTGAACAATGAGGGGCATAGCAGCATCGGAGGACTGTCTCGCGCAACGGGCGCGCAAGGTTTTGCTACCCGTTTCCGTTACCGCGACGAAGAGAACGGTCAACTTGCGGGTGACTTTTTACCGGTGGATCTTGCAGCGAATGCTGGCAGCCTCGGTGCCAAGGTGATTGAAGCGACGACCTTACAAAGCCTGAAGGCTGCACTGGCTGAGGCACGCGAAGCGGAGCAGACAACCGTTGTAAAGATTGATGTGGACTACTACGAAGGGGTCCCGCGCTATGAATCCTGGTGGGATGTGCCTATCGCAGAGGTTTCCGAAGTTGACACGGCGCAAGAGGCGTATAAAGAATACGAGTCTGATAAACGGAAAGAGCGTTATTTCCTATAA
- the rlmB gene encoding 23S rRNA (guanosine(2251)-2'-O)-methyltransferase RlmB has product MSEYIVGRNPVIEYLQHRARYIEKIWVAEGSSHSRVRHIIAKAQQAGIPVKRCARRELDSIEPSVPHQGVIALVNLTHYSDLPTILAKIQNNKTDSLLVMLDGVQDPRNLGAILRTADAANADAVLIPKNRAVGITPAVHKASAGASEHVPIARVTNIARTIDLLKKAGIWVVGSVGDASCAYTDADFKVPLCLVLGSEGGGIRRLVKQKCDYLVHLPMLGRIDSLNVSVAAGILLYEVLRQRT; this is encoded by the coding sequence ATGTCCGAATACATTGTTGGTAGAAATCCAGTTATCGAATATCTACAGCATCGTGCGCGTTATATCGAAAAAATTTGGGTTGCTGAGGGGAGCAGCCACTCGCGGGTCCGTCACATCATCGCGAAGGCACAACAGGCGGGTATCCCGGTAAAACGCTGCGCGCGACGTGAATTGGATAGCATCGAACCCTCTGTTCCGCATCAAGGTGTTATCGCACTTGTTAATCTAACGCATTATAGTGACCTGCCAACAATACTCGCAAAGATACAAAACAATAAGACGGATTCATTGTTGGTAATGTTGGATGGTGTTCAGGATCCGAGGAACCTTGGTGCGATTCTCCGGACTGCGGATGCTGCTAACGCCGATGCTGTCCTCATTCCAAAGAATCGCGCTGTTGGTATCACGCCGGCTGTACACAAAGCGTCGGCGGGTGCGTCTGAGCACGTACCTATCGCCAGGGTAACGAATATTGCGCGAACTATAGATCTTCTGAAGAAAGCAGGTATATGGGTCGTCGGTTCTGTTGGAGATGCGTCCTGTGCATATACGGATGCGGATTTCAAGGTTCCGCTGTGTCTCGTTTTAGGAAGTGAAGGTGGGGGTATTCGGAGACTCGTGAAACAGAAATGTGATTATCTCGTACACTTACCGATGTTAGGACGAATTGACTCCCTAAATGTTTCCGTTGCAGCGGGTATCCTATTATACGAAGTGCTTCGGCAACGTACCTGA
- a CDS encoding JAB domain-containing protein, whose product MYTLNPRIKDLPKDERPRERLRKYGPENLRDSDLLAIILKDGFKGTTAVQLGEQILMTFEGDLKRMADNNSKQFEKIKGIGEAKAAQIVAAFELGKRLARFHADRDKITSPSDVADLMMSKMRYLKKEIVCVLCLDTKGGVTTKGVAGDLGTEASWGKKLSEGTVFEGTLNASVFHPREIFRFAIEESANSIVLVHNHPSGDPQPSQEDIRATKQLIEAGDHIGIKVLDHVIIGDGIFVSLKEEGFI is encoded by the coding sequence ATGTACACTCTGAACCCACGAATCAAGGACCTGCCTAAAGATGAACGTCCACGTGAGAGGCTGCGTAAATACGGACCCGAAAATCTAAGAGACTCAGACCTTTTGGCGATTATCCTTAAGGACGGCTTTAAAGGCACAACGGCTGTCCAACTCGGTGAGCAAATCCTCATGACATTTGAAGGCGACTTGAAGCGGATGGCAGACAACAACTCCAAGCAATTTGAGAAAATCAAAGGAATTGGCGAGGCAAAGGCAGCACAGATTGTCGCGGCTTTTGAACTCGGAAAACGATTGGCACGCTTTCACGCCGATCGCGACAAGATTACATCCCCAAGCGATGTTGCAGACTTGATGATGTCGAAAATGCGCTATCTAAAAAAAGAAATTGTTTGTGTATTGTGCCTGGATACTAAAGGTGGTGTAACAACCAAAGGTGTGGCTGGAGACCTCGGCACTGAGGCATCATGGGGGAAAAAGTTGTCCGAAGGGACAGTTTTTGAAGGTACGCTAAACGCCAGTGTTTTTCACCCGCGCGAAATTTTTCGATTCGCAATTGAGGAATCCGCAAATTCAATTGTCCTCGTTCACAATCATCCATCTGGTGATCCACAGCCGAGTCAAGAAGACATTCGCGCGACAAAACAACTGATTGAGGCGGGAGATCACATCGGGATTAAAGTATTGGATCATGTCATTATCGGAGACGGCATCTTTGTCAGCCTAAAGGAAGAGGGTTTTATTTAA
- a CDS encoding STAS domain-containing protein, with translation MATTIRQQDGVAVLEPSGKIMGAAVSELREAIVSQIDASDEPRILINFERVNMMDSSGLGTLMGAHVTATRKNGRIGVINVGRNIKNLIVRSRLVSIFEHFDNESEAIAELSSES, from the coding sequence ATGGCAACTACGATTCGTCAGCAAGATGGTGTTGCAGTTTTAGAACCGAGTGGGAAGATAATGGGAGCAGCAGTTTCTGAATTACGAGAGGCGATCGTTTCGCAAATAGATGCCTCTGACGAACCGCGCATTCTCATTAATTTTGAGCGCGTTAATATGATGGACAGTTCCGGTCTCGGGACCCTTATGGGCGCACATGTCACTGCGACGCGTAAGAATGGTCGGATTGGCGTCATTAATGTCGGAAGGAACATCAAAAATTTGATTGTTCGCAGCCGGCTCGTTAGTATCTTTGAGCATTTTGATAACGAGAGCGAGGCGATTGCTGAGTTATCAAGTGAAAGTTAA
- a CDS encoding STAS domain-containing protein, which yields MSITVSEKEGVVIFRLMGRIISPGIKEVSETVAETLADLATPPRLVFDFKDVTGMDSSGLGALMKVYSDIHPRGGQIAVINVNKHVKNLIVMARLITVFRNFESEDDAVAALLRHP from the coding sequence ATGTCAATCACCGTATCGGAGAAAGAAGGGGTAGTGATTTTTAGGTTGATGGGTAGGATAATCTCCCCGGGTATCAAGGAGGTCTCGGAGACTGTGGCAGAGACATTGGCAGACCTTGCTACTCCGCCCAGACTTGTGTTTGACTTTAAAGATGTGACGGGAATGGATAGTTCTGGTCTTGGCGCATTAATGAAAGTTTATTCCGATATTCACCCTCGAGGGGGGCAAATTGCGGTGATTAATGTGAATAAGCATGTCAAAAACCTCATCGTTATGGCGCGATTGATCACCGTCTTTAGGAATTTTGAAAGTGAAGACGATGCTGTTGCTGCTTTGCTGCGGCACCCGTAA
- a CDS encoding universal stress protein, with protein MIKNILVAIGDTDYEKNAFEYAGQLAVLLGTHLSCVFFQDSNHGGSAEMAEAILHRTEAECSLYDFLDYHVEAIAGNPRQMICEKARSADLVVVGLPEDVSERRRKLIQNQIDDVLLHVTRPIIVVHEQCTLLRKILAVHHGDVYSDHVLSWVAEIGELTKAGILGLALSSTQPQATEIKQQMEAYLHYYDVEANFLTARGFTVSNILENAEANDCDLIALSASHHGRLYELVFQSTTQTVVKLANRAVLVTK; from the coding sequence ATGATTAAAAATATCCTCGTCGCGATCGGCGATACGGATTATGAAAAGAATGCCTTTGAGTACGCTGGACAATTAGCGGTGCTTTTGGGTACACATCTATCGTGTGTTTTCTTTCAAGACAGCAATCACGGTGGAAGTGCTGAGATGGCTGAGGCTATTCTCCATAGAACAGAAGCGGAATGCTCACTTTACGACTTTTTGGATTATCATGTTGAAGCGATTGCTGGTAACCCTCGCCAGATGATTTGCGAAAAGGCGCGCTCCGCTGATCTCGTTGTTGTAGGGCTTCCTGAAGATGTAAGCGAGCGTCGGCGGAAACTGATTCAGAATCAGATTGACGATGTTCTGTTGCATGTTACGAGACCTATCATCGTAGTGCATGAACAGTGTACGCTTTTGCGAAAGATTCTTGCTGTCCATCACGGGGACGTTTACTCCGATCATGTGTTGAGTTGGGTTGCCGAGATCGGTGAGTTGACAAAAGCCGGTATCCTTGGGCTCGCGCTTTCGAGTACGCAACCTCAGGCGACAGAAATTAAACAGCAGATGGAAGCATACTTGCACTACTATGACGTTGAAGCGAATTTCCTTACTGCCCGCGGCTTTACAGTATCGAATATTTTGGAAAATGCGGAGGCAAACGATTGTGATTTAATCGCCCTAAGTGCGAGTCATCACGGTAGGTTGTATGAACTGGTTTTTCAAAGTACAACGCAAACTGTTGTCAAACTGGCAAATCGCGCGGTTTTGGTGACGAAGTAA